A stretch of the Gemmatirosa kalamazoonensis genome encodes the following:
- a CDS encoding MFS transporter — translation MARPRLSFPQLFNMSFGFLGIQFGWGLQLANMSAIYERLGARSDQVPGLWLAAPMTGLLVQPIIGALSDRTWGRLGRRRPYFLTGAILASAALFVMPTSSSILMAASLLWVLDASINISMEPFRAFVADKLDASQRTAGFVMQSLMIGIGASLANALPFIFGKLGVTGSTASGIPLSVKYSFQLGAVVFILAVIWTVVTTGEHPPEDMAAFERARRESRGIGPLFGEIVDAVRDMPATMKQLAVVQFVTWLGLFCMWLFFVPAVARHVFGATDAQSASYTQGVEWGGFAMAFYSITCFLVALVLPRVAAATSRKAVHAGALVCGGLGLLSVYVIHNQYLLLLSMAAVGVAWASILSMPYAILSGALPAQRMGVYMGVFNFFIVTPEIIASLFFGPMTRALFGRDNPNAPLYVVMIGGFCFFVAALLVARVQDVGTREAAAEIEADAHEPLTVQGSAQPVPSGGPG, via the coding sequence ATGGCGAGGCCGCGCCTCAGCTTCCCGCAGTTGTTCAACATGAGCTTCGGGTTCCTCGGCATCCAGTTCGGCTGGGGGCTGCAGCTCGCGAACATGTCGGCGATCTACGAGCGGCTCGGCGCCCGCTCCGACCAGGTGCCGGGGCTCTGGCTCGCCGCGCCGATGACCGGGCTCCTCGTGCAGCCGATCATCGGCGCGCTGAGCGACCGCACGTGGGGACGCCTCGGCCGCCGACGGCCATACTTCCTCACCGGGGCGATCCTCGCCTCGGCCGCGCTGTTCGTCATGCCGACCTCGTCGTCGATCCTCATGGCGGCGTCGCTGCTCTGGGTGCTCGACGCGTCGATCAACATCTCGATGGAGCCGTTCCGCGCGTTCGTCGCGGACAAGCTCGATGCGTCGCAGCGCACGGCCGGCTTCGTGATGCAGTCGCTCATGATCGGCATCGGGGCGAGCCTGGCGAACGCGCTGCCGTTCATCTTCGGGAAGCTCGGCGTCACCGGCAGCACGGCGAGCGGCATCCCGCTGTCGGTGAAGTACTCGTTCCAGCTCGGCGCGGTCGTGTTCATCCTCGCGGTGATCTGGACGGTGGTCACGACGGGGGAGCACCCGCCGGAGGACATGGCGGCATTCGAGCGCGCGCGCCGCGAGTCGCGCGGCATCGGCCCGCTGTTCGGCGAGATCGTCGACGCGGTGCGCGACATGCCGGCGACGATGAAGCAGCTGGCCGTCGTGCAGTTCGTGACCTGGCTCGGTCTGTTCTGCATGTGGCTGTTCTTCGTTCCCGCCGTCGCGCGCCACGTGTTCGGCGCCACCGACGCGCAGTCGGCGTCGTACACGCAGGGGGTGGAGTGGGGCGGCTTCGCGATGGCGTTCTACTCCATCACGTGCTTCCTCGTCGCGCTCGTGCTGCCGCGCGTCGCCGCGGCGACGAGCCGCAAGGCGGTGCACGCCGGCGCGCTGGTGTGCGGCGGGCTCGGGCTGCTCTCCGTGTACGTGATCCACAACCAGTACCTGCTGCTCCTCAGCATGGCCGCGGTGGGCGTCGCGTGGGCGTCGATCCTGTCGATGCCGTACGCGATCCTCTCGGGCGCGCTGCCGGCGCAGCGGATGGGCGTGTACATGGGCGTGTTCAACTTCTTCATCGTCACGCCGGAGATCATCGCGTCGCTGTTCTTCGGGCCGATGACCCGCGCCCTGTTCGGCCGCGACAACCCGAACGCGCCGCTCTACGTGGTGATGATCGGCGGCTTCTGCTTCTTCGTCGCGGCGCTGCTCGTCGCGCGCGTGCAGGACGTGGGCACCCGCGAGGCGGCGGCGGAGATCGAGGCGGACGCGCACGAGCCGCTCACCGTGCAGGGGTCGGCGCAGCCGGTGCCGAGCGGGGGGCCGGGGTGA